Proteins from a genomic interval of Flammeovirgaceae bacterium SG7u.111:
- a CDS encoding PepSY-associated TM helix domain-containing protein — protein MKSRKLIFTLHKVLGLVTGVVVFIVSITGCCFAFKEEIESLYSDYKKVEVQDAALLTVTEAKTIAKSVFPNNTVHGTLFKKADDAVEVIFYDREPEFYQSVFINPYTKEVIQVDDRLSGFFAFVLKGHMCLWMSREVGEQIVGASIFTFMLIIISGFFLWIPKQRKNLRQRLKFDWKATTKWKRKNFDLHTVVGFYICIFALVFAFTGSLISYNWLKYVVYKSTGGDKVPAFIIPDNLSEAPFAENGIKPIDLLIPKLQKESPNAAGFELHYPASDTASIYVEVSNSEGLYYDADYRFFDQHTLEEIETDAIYGKYENAKIPDKILRMTYDTHIGSIGGIAGKVIAFLASLITASLPVTGILLWYGRTYKKKKKLSLSEVRV, from the coding sequence ATGAAATCTAGGAAATTAATCTTCACACTTCATAAGGTATTGGGGCTAGTCACTGGAGTGGTTGTTTTCATTGTCTCCATCACAGGTTGTTGTTTTGCTTTTAAAGAGGAAATTGAAAGCTTGTATAGCGACTATAAAAAAGTTGAAGTTCAAGATGCGGCTCTCCTTACTGTTACGGAGGCAAAAACGATAGCCAAGAGTGTTTTTCCTAACAATACCGTTCACGGAACGCTCTTCAAGAAGGCAGACGATGCTGTTGAGGTTATTTTTTACGACCGCGAACCTGAGTTTTACCAAAGTGTATTTATAAATCCTTACACAAAAGAAGTGATTCAAGTTGATGACCGCCTTTCTGGGTTCTTTGCTTTTGTGCTCAAAGGACATATGTGCCTGTGGATGTCGAGGGAAGTTGGAGAGCAAATAGTGGGCGCATCTATCTTCACCTTCATGCTCATCATCATTTCTGGTTTCTTTTTGTGGATACCCAAACAACGAAAAAACCTAAGGCAACGATTGAAATTTGATTGGAAAGCGACAACAAAATGGAAGCGTAAGAACTTTGATTTGCACACCGTGGTGGGTTTTTATATATGCATTTTTGCCTTGGTTTTTGCTTTTACCGGCTCGTTGATTTCGTACAATTGGCTGAAGTATGTGGTGTATAAATCGACGGGTGGGGACAAGGTGCCGGCTTTTATCATCCCCGATAACCTTAGTGAAGCTCCTTTTGCCGAAAATGGTATCAAACCTATTGACTTGCTTATCCCTAAGCTTCAAAAAGAATCGCCAAATGCAGCTGGGTTTGAGTTGCATTACCCTGCATCTGACACAGCCAGTATTTATGTAGAAGTTTCAAACAGCGAAGGTTTGTACTACGATGCGGACTACCGCTTTTTTGACCAACACACGCTGGAAGAAATTGAGACCGATGCGATTTATGGAAAGTACGAAAATGCGAAAATCCCCGACAAAATCTTACGGATGACCTACGATACACACATTGGTTCTATTGGCGGGATAGCAGGTAAGGTCATTGCCTTTTTGGCTAGCCTTATTACTGCCAGCCTACCGGTAACGGGTATTCTGTTATGGTATGGCCGCACTTATAAGAAAAAGAAGAAGCTGAGCTTGTCAGAAGTGAGGGTGTAG
- a CDS encoding TrkA family potassium uptake protein, producing the protein MKYIVVGLGNFGSSLALKLAENRHEVIGVDNNEASINMYKDKLTHALKLDSTNELAVSQLPLSDTDGVIISIGEDSGAAITTAALFKKHVPNCRIVARYTSEIQKTIFEAMGIEDIINPEAEFADNFANRLTITGNINTYLLDDKYEIAEFKVPQSFIGKTLEEIDIIHSWNVSIITIIRHSKKKNLLGREISKNKVAGVINGSIKFEKNDTLILFGQIKALEKMMSSLI; encoded by the coding sequence TTGAAATACATAGTAGTCGGACTTGGAAACTTTGGATCGTCGCTAGCCCTAAAACTAGCAGAGAACAGACATGAGGTAATAGGCGTTGACAACAACGAAGCCTCTATCAACATGTACAAAGATAAACTGACACATGCTCTCAAACTTGACAGCACTAATGAACTGGCTGTAAGCCAACTTCCCCTATCAGATACCGATGGAGTTATCATCTCCATCGGTGAAGACTCAGGAGCGGCCATTACCACTGCTGCACTTTTTAAGAAACATGTACCCAATTGTAGAATTGTAGCACGTTATACCTCCGAAATCCAAAAAACAATATTTGAGGCTATGGGCATTGAAGATATAATAAACCCAGAGGCTGAATTTGCCGATAATTTTGCCAATAGGCTAACCATAACTGGGAACATAAATACCTACCTGTTAGATGATAAGTACGAAATAGCAGAGTTTAAAGTCCCCCAAAGTTTCATAGGAAAAACCTTGGAAGAAATAGATATTATCCACTCATGGAATGTTTCTATTATCACCATTATCAGGCACAGCAAAAAGAAAAACCTTTTGGGCAGAGAAATCAGCAAAAACAAGGTAGCCGGCGTGATCAACGGTAGTATCAAGTTTGAAAAAAATGACACGCTCATCCTCTTTGGGCAAATAAAGGCACTAGAAAAAATGATGAGCAGCCTGATCTGA